Proteins found in one Aspergillus chevalieri M1 DNA, chromosome 2, nearly complete sequence genomic segment:
- a CDS encoding putative G1/S-specific cyclin Pcl5 (COG:S;~EggNog:ENOG410PHG0;~InterPro:IPR013922;~PFAM:PF08613;~go_function: GO:0019901 - protein kinase binding [Evidence IEA];~go_process: GO:0000079 - regulation of cyclin-dependent protein serine/threonine kinase activity [Evidence IEA]): protein MTRMDVLGLSSSNPAYSYKASYAPPYASSVSSSASSSSSSSSSVFSLDVHSTQSSISSTSTNPVDVAWENEGEQSLPARSSLPSLRGPVPPKPDAAVPPELRKHPRRTSTYVAQSNGAPCARPPPCLMRQSERKVNFVDNLVDTASQIVEIIWPLSAVSLRSDSSTGCKGVLPLRTFIQETLRRSRTSYSTLQVALYYLIKIKPHVPSQTEQSRDKPVCRAMQCGRRMFLAALILASKYLQDRNYSARAWSKISGLNTLEINQNELMFLEAVGWRLHISEATFQRWTDVVLKYTPGAGAALGDGHCWRTVIPRLTPELDMTEFEPITPPSSGESSVASSPSPRSVPAAYEPAAVTSLPSIHEQVPSLRRNPPMPLEPMPRMEYPPSIHRPQMLPTPQMTPQSSLASTPAASVTSCGSRRPSIGAAVSQAQNMGMARSTIDQRPPLAFCKANSFDGCPAVVRRSSLARSTSSASSPESMVSDASTLSSARSSRSSSVSSITSGPAAPSSQQTRLAVKATLNHSMRESRKQMVTVASPIDESGGIYSSPEGYATSVGQIPDFSHFSLGTPVDQEAARSLCELSGAVPRPQPSTAGRKRGRTGSEDQLLQNQVRHLINLDNGDGSWPEGTSARSFVIPKSNQQLSSVNMSALSGPAGMKRACCGSEAQKIALNPSVRTYYLD, encoded by the exons ATGACAAGGATGGACGTCTTGGGTTTGAGTTCTTCAAACCCGGCTTATTCTTACAAAGCTTCTTATGCGCCTCCCTACGCCTCTTCTGTCTCTTCctccgcttcttcttcttcttcttcttcctcctccgtctTCTCCCTAGATGTTCACTCGACCCAGAGTTCCATCTCGTCGACCTCTACAAACCCTGTTGATGTGGCCTGGGAAAATGAGGGCGAACAGTCTCTGCCTGCAAGAAGCTCGCTGCCGAGTCTGCGTGGACCGGTCCCTCCCAAACCTGATGCTGCCGTGCCTCCGGAGTTGCGCAAACATCCCCGGCGTACCAGCACATATGTGGCCCAGTCCAACGGCGCTCCCTGCGCGCGGCCCCCACCCTGTCTGATGCGACAGTCGGAGCGCAAAGTGAACTTTGTCGACAACCTCGTCG ACACCGCATCGCAAATTGTCGAGATCATCTGGCCGTTGTCCGCAGTATCGCTTCGTAGTGACTCGTCGACCGGTTGCAAGGGCGTTTTGCCTCTTCGCACCTTTATTCAAGAGACTCTGCGTCGGTCTCGGACTAGCTACAGCACGCTGCAAGTGGCTCTTTACTATCTGATCAAGATCAAGCCGCATGTGCCCAGCCAGACAGAGCAGTCGCGTGACAAGCCTGTCTGCCGGGCCATGCAGTGCGGTCGTCGCATGTTCCTTGCGGCTTTGATTCTCGCTTCCAAATACCTGCAGGATCGCAATTATTCGGCCCGTGCTTGGAGCAAGATTTCGGGTCTTAACACGTTGGAGATCAATCAGAATGAGCTGATGTTCCTCGAAGCGGTTGGTTGGAGACTTCATATCTCCGAAGCAACCTTCCAGCGCTGGACGGACGTCGTTCTGAAGTACACCCCCGGAGCCGGTGCTGCTCTTGGGGACGGTCACTGTTGGCGAACTGTTATTCCCCGGCTCACTCCCGAGTTGGACATGACTGAATTTGAGCCGATCACCCCGCCATCCAGCGGGGAGTCGTCTGTCGCCAGTTCTCCGTCCCCGCGCAGCGTACCCGCCGCTTACGAGCCAGCCGCTGTCACCAGTCTGCCGTCTATTCACGAGCAGGTCCCGTCCTTGCGACGAAACCCTCCCATGCCGTTGGAGCCGATGCCGCGGATGGAGTATCCTCCTTCCATCCACCGGCCTCAGATGCTTCCGACGCCGCAGATGACGCCTCAGTCGAGCCTGGCATCCACTCCTGCTGCGAGTGTTACCTCGTGTGGTTCCCGCCGACCATCCATCGGTGCTGCCGTCTCGCAGGCCCAGAACATGGGTATGGCGCGGTCAACCATTGACCAGCGCCCCCCTTTGGCCTTCTGCAAGGCGAACTCATTTGATGGATGTCCGGCGGTAGTCCGTCGATCATCCCTGGCCCGCTCGACCTCGTCTGCGTCGTCTCCGGAGTCGATGGTGTCGGACGCTTCTACGCTATCGTCTGCCCGCTCGTCCCGGTCTTCATCGGTCTCTTCCATCACATCTGGTCCAGCTGCTCCGTCTTCTCAGCAGACGCGCTTAGCGGTTAAGGCAACTCTTAACCACTCCATGCGGGAGAGTCGCAAGCAGATGGTGACTGTCGCGTCTCCTATTGACGAATCTGGTGGGATCTACAGCTCTCCTGAAGGGTATGCTACGTCTGTCGGCCAAATCCCGGACTTTTCTCATTTCTCTCTGGGTACCCCTGTTGATCAAGAGGCCGCCCGGAGTCTATGTGAGCTGTCTGGCGCTGTTCCTCGACCGCAACCGTCCACGGCTGGCCGGAAGCGTGGCCGCACGGGATCGGAAGACCAGCTTCTGCAGAACCAGGTCCGACACCTGATCAACCTGGACAACGGTGACGGTAGCTGGCCGGAGGGTACTTCAGCCCGGTCGTTTGTGATTCCCAAGTCGAACCAGCAGCTGAGTTCGGTCAATATGAGTGCACTCTCTGGCCCCGCAGGCATGAAGCGTGCGTGTTGCGGCAGTGAAGCACAGAAGATTGCTCTGAATCCTAGTGTACGCACGTACTACTTGGACTAA
- a CDS encoding uncharacterized protein (COG:S;~EggNog:ENOG410PQC9;~InterPro:IPR012349;~PFAM:PF13883;~SECRETED:SignalP(1-16)): MKSILLLCFQLLAVFATPLVLPDDALMEQAFLSDAQRASALPATNSHQDAIYIDHSSSSGRQIEPMTRPSWFTSVLMARRLLALSTSGVASTIFPDSLPLNGHTPPSVAGHSISLREYFADCDEALPTSYKYANNGDGSPTLLALKVATTFRNTAAGSNISLSLDWWDHINDTEPIYPGFPLSPAGLPRVTLFGYVEPFPEPIPEDVETALEKCYLHAHPDAEVWLPHKRGSPHSSFWARMVVTDVYWIGGFGDVQQIGWMDVKEWAGVRRKGSVEGVGDGRGWEDVRLPGEKQ, encoded by the coding sequence ATGAAATCCATTCTGCTGCTCTGCTTCCAGCTCCTCGCTGTCTTTGCTACTCCCCTGGTCCTCCCTGATGATGCACTCATGGAACAGGCGTTTTTGAGTGACGCTCAGAGAGCGTCTGCTCTTCCTGCGACCAACTCCCACCAGGATGCCATCTACATCGACCACAGCTCCTCCTCTGGCAGACAAATCGAGCCAATGACCCGTCCGTCCTGGTTTACCTCTGTTCTAATGGCCCGTCGTCTCCTGGCCCTCTCGACCAGCGGCGTCGCCTCAACCATCTTCCCCGACTCCCTGCCCCTAAACGGCCACACCCCGCCCTCCGTCGCAGGCCACTCGATCAGTCTCCGtgaatactttgcagactGCGACGAAGCTCTGCCAACCTCCTACAAGTATGCCAACAACGGAGACGGCAGCCCGACTCTCCTCGCTCTCAAGGTCGCAACAACCTTCCGCAACACCGCCGCCGGATCGAACATATCCCTCTCCCTCGACTGGTGGGACCACATCAACGACACCGAACCTATCTACCCCGGTTTCCCGCTGAGTCCCGCCGGACTCCCTCGTGTCACGCTATTCGGGTACGTCGAGCCATTCCCTGAGCCGATTcctgaggatgttgaaactGCGTTGGAGAAGTGTTACTTGCACGCGCATCCTGATGCGGAGGTGTGGTTGCCGCATAAACGGGGCTCGCCGCACTCGAGTTTCTGGGCGAGAATGGTGGTTACGGATGTTTACTGGATCGGGGGATTTGGGGATGTGCAGCAGATTGGGTGGATGGATGTGAAGGAGTGGGCGGGTGTGAGGAGGAAGGGAAGTGTAGAGGGTGTTGGGGATGGTAGGGGCTGGGAGGATGTGAGATTGCCGGGGGAGAAGCAGTAA
- a CDS encoding uncharacterized protein (COG:F,H;~EggNog:ENOG410PI1W;~InterPro:IPR038271,IPR001248;~PFAM:PF02133;~TransMembrane:9 (o27-43i50-73o93-110i131-151o184-202i223-240o252-271i307-327o347-365i);~go_component: GO:0016020 - membrane [Evidence IEA];~go_function: GO:0022857 - transmembrane transporter activity [Evidence IEA];~go_process: GO:0055085 - transmembrane transport [Evidence IEA]): protein MIGAIWPSFLRVDNGIPAGQGITTQGMVGYTIYWIVQLPLLCVRPEKVRWLFVVKSVVVPVAWIAILIWAFVAEGGGSMFQESPSSTTMSGSTYSWLFLANMTSILGNYATTSVNQSDFSRYSRVSARWQLLYVPMLPIVFTFISFIGIAASSAGQARYYGGTGDVPWDPTVLISNWSSRACRFFAAASFVLASLGVNISANSISAANDLAALAPRFFNIRRGQLLCAVLSWCLVPWKILESAESFLNFMSAYAIFLAPVAAIMLCDYWVVKQSKYDTLALYQPFNQTYRYSFARVIYGKEVSVWGVNWRAIAAFLAGVVPSLPGLIHSVNGSVEVGVGIHPYQFGWFLGFVGASGVYVGLSWWFPARETVVQRAVLADEIYEGRALTGLGIEEVETEAEAGRDEYKEVKV, encoded by the coding sequence ATGATTGGGGCGATTTGGCCTAGTTTTCTGCGTGTTGACAATGGGATTCCTGCCGGGCAGGGGATTACCACGCAAGGGATGGTGGGGTATACGATATACTGGATCGTGCAGTTGCCGTTGCTCTGTGTGAGGCCGGAAAAGGTACGGTGGTTGTTTGTCGTGAAGTCGGTTGTTGTGCCTGTTGCGTGGATTGCGATACTCATCTGGGCATTTGTGGCGGAGGGGGGTGGGAGTATGTTCCAGGAAAGTCCGTCGTCGACTACCATGTCGGGCTCGACGTATAGTTGGTTATTTCTGGCGAATATGACCTCGATTCTCGGGAACTATGCCACGACCAGTGTCAATCAGTCGGATTTCTCGCGGTACTCGCGGGTTTCTGCAAGATGGCAGTTGCTGTATGTGCCTATGTTGCCGATTGTGTTTACGTTCATCTCGTTTATCGGCATTGCTGCGTCGTCTGCTGGACAGGCGCGCTATTATGGTGGCACCGGTGATGTACCCTGGGACCCGACAGTCCTCATAAGCAACTGGTCCAGCCGCGCCTGTCGCTTCTTTGCAGCCGCATCTTTCGTCCTCGCCTCGTTGGGCGTGAATATCTCTGCGAACTCCATCTCCGCAGCAAATGACCTCGCCGCCCTCGCGCCACGATTCTTTAACATCCGTCGCGGACAGTTGCTCTGCGCGGTGCTGAGCTGGTGTCTCGTGCCGTGGAAGATCCTCGAGTCTGCGGAGAGTTTCCTGAATTTCATGTCTGCGTATGCTATCTTTCTCGCGCCGGTGGCCGCCATCATGTTATGTGATTATTGGGTCGTTAAGCAGAGCAAGTATGATACACTCGCGCTATATCAGCCATTTAACCAGACGTATCGGTATTCCTTTGCGCGTGTGATATATGGGAAGGAGGTGAGCGTTTGGGGGGTTAATTGGAGAGCCATTGCTGCGTTTTTGGCGGGTGTTGTGCCGAGTTTGCCGGGGTTAATTCATTCTGTGAATGGTTCTGTTGAGGTTGGGGTGGGGATTCATCCGTATCAGTTTGGGTGGTTTCTCGGATTTGTCGGGGCGAGTGGTGTGTATGTGGGATTGTCGTGGTGGTTTCCGGCGAGGGAGACGGTTGTACAGCGGGC